The following coding sequences lie in one Pseudorasbora parva isolate DD20220531a chromosome 18, ASM2467924v1, whole genome shotgun sequence genomic window:
- the LOC137046045 gene encoding zinc finger protein with KRAB and SCAN domains 7-like, which yields MGPQDDPEAFIDLFQKAAEACGWPRAQWPVRLIPLLTGEAQAAAQQLPVANLLDYEDLKRAIIQRVGRTPEQHRQRFRSLEWGETGRPFAMAQQLRDACRKWLLAGGSDVDHIVDLVVLEQFIARLPKKTAEWVQCHRPTSLTTAINLAEDHLVACPGVGEPLLTSPSLSPPSVSPSRPVPLPRSRPPGPPRIPPRGRGGMGPGQYGSSRAPPRGAGLLGSGGDNGSGSTPPPRSYSNPLPAAGAAGRPGLACWRCGDPDHFVDRCPMMDIGTMIRVPDIQRTTPDQAGEYQVP from the exons atggggccacaggacgatcccgaggccttcatcgATCTTTTTCAGAAAgcagcggaggcctgcgggtggccccgggcacagtggccggtgcgcctcattccACTGCTCacgggagaagcccaggcggccgcccaacaactgccggtggcgaacctcctggattatgaagatctgaagagggccatcatccagcgggtcggtcggacccccgaacagcaccgtcagcgattccgctcgctggagtggggtgagaccggccggcccttcgcgatggcccaacagctccgggacgcgtgccgcaaatggctattggccggtggaagcgacgtggaccacatcgtcgatctggtggtactggagcagttcatcgctcggctacctaagaagaccgccgagtgggtccagtgccaccggcccacgtcgctgacgacggccatcaacctggcggaggaccatctggtggcgtgcccgggggtcggcgagcccctactaacctctccctctctctctcccccctctgtctctccttctcgccctgtccctctccctaggtcccgccctccagggccccctcgcattccccccagaggccggggtggaatgggcccagggcagtacgggagttcgagggccccgcccaggggggcggggctgctggggtcgggcggggataacggttccggttccaccccccctccacgctcatattccaacccactccccgccgcaggggcggcgggcaggcctgggctggcctgctggcggtgcggcgacccggaccattttgtggaccgatgtccaatgatggacatcgggacaatgatccgggtcccggacatccagcggaccacccctgatcaagcaggagagtaccaagttcct taa